TGGGACAGCTGAGGGCTCTGGATGCGGATGGGCTGCTGATGTTTGTGGCTTTGCAAGAGAAACTTTGTACTGTACTGGTagcttctgttctgctgctgagagcatGTTTCCATAGTCATTTGGAACCTTTCCTGTCCTGTGTGCAGACACGACATCATGGTGGTATGGGAGCAGGAAGTTTTTATGTCCCTGCTTGGACAGGGAGAATGAGATCACATCAATCCTTACTGCACggctttttaattttgcttctcAGAGAAATGTCAACAAAGCTCTTTGCGTGAGGATGACAAAGACCTGATCTAATGTGCACGTGAATGATGCTCTTTCAGCTGTGATAGGCCTCTCTAAAGAGGAAGATCTTgacatgctttcattttgctgagTCTGAGAAGTCTTTCAGTCTGGCTTTGAAAGAGACTGAACATTTCAGACAACTCATTAAAACAACCCtttgtgtaaataaatacattcaaagTAGCCGTCCTTCCACTGTGCCCTGAGCTGAGCTTTTCCAGCGCTTACTGTGCTTCTTACAGGTACGACCACATCAGGCTCCCTGCCTCTGGGggtgcagcagctcctgtgcctCCTGCTATGGCATCAGCAGCGCTGCTCAGCCCTCGCCCTGCACCTGAGCACAGCACACCTGCAACCAAGAGCAAGCTGCGGGAGAGTGGCAAACGGGAGAAGAAAACGCTTGTGCTCAGGGACAGAAGTGAGTAGGAGGCGACTGTGCTTATCCTTGATGTTGTCCTCTGGTTCTGGgtcatttttcatgttttttttttaacttgagtTCAAGGACAGTGGGAAAGAGGTGCTGGAGATCTTGTAACATAGGAGTGAAAGAGGCTTAGGGCTGAGAAGATTTGATTTAGGAGACATTTGTAAAGCTAAAAACTGGTattaattgaaaagaaaatataggGAGCATCTTATGTAGGTTTTGTGGTGTGTTGttaatattacatttttctttcttaagatcTGTGTGGCTTgaatgaagagaaggaaaaagccaGTGCCGCAAATGATGTGGTGTGTTGCAGTGACAAAAGTGATAATGTGGAAATGAAGCCTCATTCGTATTTGGAAGCTATTTGCAGTGGGCTGGAAGATCCAGTAGCTGGAAGTTCCTTTggtgatggagagcagctgtgTCCTTACGCTGCAGCAGGAGCGTGTCACTTCGGGGAGCGCTGCCTTTACCTGCACGGGGACGTGTGTGAAATATGCGGGCTGCAAGTGCTTCACCCTTTTGACCAAGAACAGAGGAAGGCTCATGAGATGGTAATGTTAACATGAAATCAGTGTGAGATGCGTGTGCTTAGTGCTacatttggtttattttttaaaaatagaaaggtGTGTTTTGTTGTAGTTTGTCTATCTGTGGAATGACAAGCATCCAGGGCCCCAGTGGTAACATTGATGCTGACAGCACTTTACAGTGACTTCCCCTTTCTTATGGGAAACTTGCCTTCTTCCCAAATACTCTAGGACTCTTTTAGGAAGATGTCTTTTGTAGCCGACGGGAGGTCTCAGTTGTAGTGCTGTAAAAGGAATTGGTACATCACTGAGTACGGTGTGAGAACTGCTGTAGGGAAGCCCATCATAAGAAACCAGTTCCTTATCTAGGGTAAAACTTAGAGTCTGATGACTGAGGCCTTACTGATAAACAGAGTAACATCCTGAGTGCAGCATCCATACTGGACCCTGAATTAGATGGGACTTAGGGATATCTGAAGCACTGCCTTGCTTAACTGCTGCTCTGTAACAGATGCAGACAGGTGTAAATGAAGTGTTCAGGCAGCCCTACCTCTGATACttagaaagctgcagagaacGTGGGAGGGTGGAATTATGTGATCACTGTTAAAGTTCTTAAGATtatatgatgatgatgaaggaTATAGTAGGGATGCTCTCCATCAGTGTATCATGTTTTTCCTGTAATAGATTCATGCCATAGACACTTTGGCTTTATAAAGAACGGCCCAATATGTAGACAACAATAATCAGTGACATCTCTCCTGTGACAGATGTGCATGGCAACATTTGAGCATGAGATGGAGAAGGCCTTTGCCTTTCAGGCGAGTCAGGACAAAGTATGCAGCATCTGCATGGAAGTGGTGTATGAAAAGCCATCAGCCTCAGAGAGGAGATTTGGGATCCTCTCCAACTGCAACCACACTTACTGCTTGTCCTGCATCCGGCAGTGGAGGTGTGCCAAGCAGTTTGAGAATCCAATCATAAAGTAAGTTCACATTAACCGGACCATTGTGTCTGTGACCTGTGTCAGCGGGGTGGGCATTCTGCTGTATTTTGACTtgataagagaaataaatgtggTTGTAAGAAATCTCGTAGCTGAAAATATTAGTACCGCCATTAGTAAAATACGAGCTCAGAAAATCTTAGTCCAAGTGCTAGAAATGTGCACAGTAGTACAAGTCCAGGTAGGGTGCATCAGGTATCTTTTGTAAATGGTTCTTATGTGCTGCAGACCAGTATGTTGGCCTCTGTCA
The DNA window shown above is from Coturnix japonica isolate 7356 chromosome 12, Coturnix japonica 2.1, whole genome shotgun sequence and carries:
- the MKRN2 gene encoding probable E3 ubiquitin-protein ligase makorin-2, which encodes MSTRQVTCRYYVQGVCREGNKCLFSHDLSSSKSSTICKYYQKGQCAYGARCRYDHIRLPASGGAAAPVPPAMASAALLSPRPAPEHSTPATKSKLRESGKREKKTLVLRDRNLCGLNEEKEKASAANDVVCCSDKSDNVEMKPHSYLEAICSGLEDPVAGSSFGDGEQLCPYAAAGACHFGERCLYLHGDVCEICGLQVLHPFDQEQRKAHEMMCMATFEHEMEKAFAFQASQDKVCSICMEVVYEKPSASERRFGILSNCNHTYCLSCIRQWRCAKQFENPIIKSCPECRVISEFVIPSAYWVEDQEKKNELIEAFKQGVGKKPCKYFEQGKGTCPFGGKCLYLHAYPDGTRAEPEKPRKQLSSEGTVRFFNSVRLWDFIEDRESRTVSSTDDQVTELGELFMHLSGAEEDSATSQ